A genomic stretch from Bacteroidetes Order II. bacterium includes:
- a CDS encoding TraR/DksA C4-type zinc finger protein, with the protein MSEINQSPKEEADAPKKRVTPFNDEELEYFRQLILKKRAEAQEEVDIMRKLIEDQKEKAEDDTAYSYHMADAGTDAMEREKLYLMIARQQKFMGYLERALERITNKTYGICKVTGLPIPKGRLEAVPHTEISIEAKNQQK; encoded by the coding sequence ATGTCTGAAATCAATCAATCACCAAAAGAAGAGGCCGATGCCCCCAAAAAGCGGGTGACGCCTTTTAATGATGAAGAGTTGGAATATTTCCGCCAACTGATTCTTAAAAAACGTGCCGAAGCTCAGGAAGAAGTGGACATTATGAGGAAGTTGATCGAGGATCAGAAAGAAAAGGCAGAAGACGATACCGCTTATAGCTATCACATGGCAGATGCGGGAACGGATGCGATGGAGCGCGAAAAATTATACCTTATGATTGCGCGTCAGCAAAAATTTATGGGGTATTTAGAGCGGGCATTGGAACGGATCACCAACAAAACCTACGGTATCTGCAAGGTAACGGGCTTGCCTATTCCTAAAGGCCGTCTAGAGGCGGTTCCACATACCGAGATTTCGATTGAGGCTAAAAATCAACAAAAATAA
- a CDS encoding DUF1080 domain-containing protein encodes MKSVLLAFGLVLFPYALQAQTDLTKPEQTEQWEPEPRVVKPGNGTKPPSDAVIIFDGTSLDGFRDKNGNPPKWELKEGILTVKGGSGDIWTKASFGSFQLHMEWRTPVESPNLKGQGRGNSGIFLQDRYEVQILNSYENRTYANGQAGSIYKQTPPLVNAMNPMGEWQTYDIIYTAPTFRANGSMATPPYVTVIHNGVVVQNHTEIQGTTEYIGPPLIKAHGEAPLRLQDHGNPMSFRNIWVRPL; translated from the coding sequence ATGAAAAGCGTATTGTTGGCTTTTGGCCTCGTTTTATTTCCCTATGCCCTCCAAGCCCAAACGGACCTCACCAAGCCGGAGCAGACGGAGCAATGGGAGCCAGAACCACGGGTGGTGAAACCCGGAAATGGCACCAAGCCGCCCTCGGATGCCGTGATCATCTTCGACGGCACGTCCCTTGATGGCTTCCGAGACAAAAACGGAAATCCGCCCAAATGGGAACTCAAAGAGGGCATTCTGACAGTTAAAGGTGGTTCTGGCGACATCTGGACGAAGGCTTCTTTCGGGAGTTTTCAGTTGCACATGGAATGGCGGACACCCGTAGAGTCTCCCAACCTAAAAGGGCAAGGACGTGGGAACAGCGGTATTTTCTTGCAAGACCGCTACGAAGTACAAATCTTAAACTCTTATGAAAACAGAACTTATGCCAATGGTCAAGCAGGTAGTATCTATAAACAAACGCCGCCATTGGTTAATGCAATGAATCCAATGGGCGAGTGGCAGACCTATGATATTATTTATACGGCTCCAACGTTTCGGGCAAATGGCTCCATGGCGACTCCGCCTTATGTGACCGTTATTCACAATGGCGTAGTGGTCCAAAACCATACCGAGATCCAAGGAACCACCGAGTATATTGGCCCGCCCCTCATTAAAGCACATGGAGAAGCCCCCCTCCGCCTGCAAGATCACGGCAATCCGATGAGTTTTCGCAATATCTGGGTTCGCCCGCTTTAG
- a CDS encoding carboxypeptidase-like regulatory domain-containing protein has product MSAQNARFTFVAQDEPLNVALQRLVNLTKLELAYDPDLVTSKRAFCLIRDALPEQLLQCVIKETGLDFYRLSSGTYVLSRSAKAEITYGAFYGQVEDADSGSPLPFASVLLADAGVGVQTNRDGLFSIPKLLPGEYNLLITYVGYKAHRQKISVPTDTQRPERIVLRPIPTPLLPVIIEGIQGILPTAQLGANKTFEEVFNRIPVSQAGQAWEATATLQGVRKDAFTSALHLQGGDSGDHQVLLDDTPVYTPPPLAQVIGPFSPYAIGQVTIQKAGFGVAAGSTLAGVVQYDHLLPTKEGRELTTHIEPLAAHVRYVHGKILQNKSWTVMAAARTALSPLVQPKTITHLLQEWSASDPLVASSSLLSQLQTPSVSTFIPNFDALNVANATSTVKPKVYFSDFHTALRVQWRGSNSIRTSVYRGKQAVSGHKDAFIEQADIVSNTGVVSANRTLDAGESYDWHTLAAQFKFQSILSAKSLFSLQLKLSQYDLDHQYSAPVNGLSNFSDALKADDINTLNRFNMSVSDGNKVSEKTAETVFEWFPEPKFRSSFRLGYTQNQSNLRYQNLPFRYNGSSNRWHGSMEQHFRFRQDFVIEGGLRGTFFMREAAFFPEPRLAVYWQPQITFGKKLVTRVAIGQYRQFVSQFDLSTYSTNSFLPSLRVWIPVDSPAATVYMKEPEVGDFPNGAAGLRIPGALHFASELLFEANHFWTIRMDVYHKELSNVALPNWRVLSDLLHDRPILNSDQSFELLSWGKGKATGAGILGTYQRQPWHLTFRYDWTKTRYLFPNRFNQTYQPAPWSTPHRTDARLVWQLRPDLTLLLRWQGEWGRTWGYRRIYYDDLSFLNPLLEKHGIDFQSPGKDQLPLFSQLDIGLAYLLTKPANFQFRFDVLNVTNRENIMDWQLIYSPLADKYDQKPRYLIPIMPSFSVRMLW; this is encoded by the coding sequence TTGTCTGCACAAAATGCCCGTTTCACGTTTGTTGCACAAGACGAACCATTAAATGTGGCCTTGCAAAGATTGGTCAATCTTACCAAACTGGAATTAGCCTACGATCCTGACTTGGTTACTTCAAAAAGGGCATTCTGTTTGATCCGCGATGCATTGCCGGAGCAACTGCTGCAGTGTGTTATAAAGGAAACAGGACTGGACTTCTACCGCTTATCTTCAGGAACCTATGTGCTTTCCCGATCAGCAAAAGCCGAAATCACTTACGGCGCTTTTTATGGACAAGTAGAGGACGCGGATTCAGGCTCTCCTCTGCCTTTTGCTTCCGTTTTACTCGCTGATGCTGGCGTAGGCGTTCAAACCAATCGGGATGGTCTGTTTTCAATCCCCAAACTATTGCCCGGCGAATACAATTTATTGATTACATATGTTGGATATAAAGCACATCGCCAGAAAATCAGCGTACCTACCGATACACAAAGACCGGAAAGAATTGTGTTACGTCCAATCCCGACGCCACTTTTGCCTGTGATTATCGAGGGCATACAGGGGATTTTGCCTACAGCACAGTTGGGCGCAAACAAAACATTTGAAGAAGTATTTAATCGCATTCCTGTCTCTCAGGCAGGCCAGGCTTGGGAAGCAACTGCCACCCTACAAGGTGTCCGAAAAGATGCCTTTACCTCTGCACTGCACCTACAGGGAGGAGATTCGGGCGATCATCAAGTTCTCTTAGACGACACGCCCGTTTATACCCCACCCCCACTTGCCCAAGTGATCGGGCCATTTAGTCCTTATGCTATAGGACAGGTCACTATACAGAAGGCAGGATTTGGCGTTGCAGCCGGAAGCACCCTTGCGGGCGTGGTTCAATACGACCATTTACTTCCTACCAAAGAAGGGAGGGAATTAACCACCCACATAGAGCCACTTGCCGCTCATGTGCGATACGTTCATGGAAAAATACTCCAGAACAAAAGTTGGACGGTCATGGCTGCTGCACGCACTGCGCTTTCGCCCTTGGTCCAACCTAAAACCATCACCCATCTGTTACAGGAGTGGTCGGCAAGTGATCCATTGGTGGCTTCTTCATCCCTGCTTTCTCAACTCCAAACCCCATCCGTTTCTACTTTCATTCCGAATTTCGATGCTTTAAATGTTGCTAACGCCACTTCCACTGTTAAACCAAAGGTGTATTTTTCCGACTTTCACACCGCTCTACGAGTACAATGGCGTGGATCAAATTCGATACGGACTTCTGTTTATAGAGGGAAGCAAGCGGTATCTGGCCACAAAGATGCCTTTATAGAACAAGCAGACATTGTATCGAATACTGGCGTGGTATCGGCCAATCGTACACTTGACGCAGGCGAGTCTTATGACTGGCATACCCTCGCTGCACAGTTTAAATTCCAATCTATTCTTTCTGCAAAGTCTTTATTTTCACTTCAACTAAAACTAAGCCAATACGATCTTGACCATCAATATAGTGCTCCTGTCAATGGTCTTTCTAACTTTTCTGATGCCCTTAAAGCCGACGATATAAATACATTAAATCGCTTCAATATGTCGGTTTCGGATGGTAACAAAGTAAGCGAAAAAACGGCTGAAACTGTTTTTGAATGGTTTCCGGAACCAAAATTCAGATCGTCTTTCCGGTTAGGTTATACCCAAAACCAAAGCAACCTTCGGTATCAAAACCTTCCATTTCGCTACAATGGAAGTTCTAATCGTTGGCACGGGTCTATGGAACAGCACTTCCGGTTTCGGCAAGACTTTGTGATAGAAGGAGGGTTAAGGGGGACTTTTTTCATGCGTGAAGCCGCTTTTTTCCCCGAACCGCGCTTGGCGGTTTATTGGCAACCACAAATTACTTTTGGAAAAAAACTCGTTACACGGGTAGCCATTGGCCAGTATCGGCAGTTTGTGAGCCAGTTTGACCTAAGTACCTATAGCACCAATAGCTTTTTGCCCAGTCTTCGGGTATGGATTCCCGTAGATTCTCCCGCAGCGACCGTGTATATGAAGGAACCGGAAGTTGGCGATTTTCCAAATGGCGCAGCCGGACTCCGAATTCCCGGTGCACTTCATTTCGCCTCAGAACTATTATTTGAAGCCAATCACTTCTGGACAATCCGCATGGATGTCTATCATAAAGAACTTTCCAATGTTGCCTTGCCAAACTGGCGCGTCTTGTCTGATTTATTACACGACCGCCCCATTCTCAACAGCGATCAATCGTTTGAGTTACTCTCCTGGGGCAAAGGGAAAGCAACCGGAGCGGGCATCTTAGGAACTTACCAACGGCAACCTTGGCATCTTACCTTTCGTTATGACTGGACGAAAACGCGATACCTCTTTCCAAACCGCTTCAACCAAACTTACCAACCAGCCCCTTGGAGTACCCCACACCGAACGGATGCACGACTCGTCTGGCAGCTACGACCTGATCTCACCCTGCTCCTGCGTTGGCAGGGTGAATGGGGGCGTACTTGGGGATATCGCAGAATTTATTACGACGACCTTTCTTTCTTAAATCCGCTCTTAGAGAAACATGGCATAGACTTCCAGTCCCCTGGAAAAGACCAATTGCCCTTGTTTTCCCAACTTGATATCGGCCTTGCGTACTTGCTTACCAAGCCTGCCAATTTCCAATTTCGGTTTGATGTTTTGAATGTTACCAATCGGGAAAACATCATGGATTGGCAACTAATTTACAGCCCACTTGCCGATAAATATGATCAAAAACCCCGTTATTTGATTCCCATCATGCCTTCTTTTTCTGTCCGAATGCTTTGGTAG
- a CDS encoding isoleucine--tRNA ligase: MNKRFPEAKQVDFPALEQQILDWWKAERIFERSIEERSEDRPFTFYEGPPTANGKPGIHHVMARTIKDTFCRYQSLKGKRVNRKAGWDTHGLPVEIEVEKRLGIEGRHKVEEFGIEAYNKACKNSVLEYTGLWHQLTERMGYWVDMNDPYITYETAYIESVWWLLKQIYDKGLLFKGYKIQWYSPGSNTVLSSHEVSLGYKEVQDPAVFVRFPLDGEENTSFLAWTTTPWTLISNTALAVHQNIDYVKIRHVLASGEMEYLILAKNRLSVIKDDYEIVSEHKGAEFLGLSYEPPFDYFVAEVGKEAAWRVIHADFITDTDGTGVAHEAPAFGADDYNAVVLKEKMPLFNPVKPDGTFEDRITLVAGMHFKEADKVISRKLKEQGNLFRLETYLHNYPHDWRKGTPLMQYPMESWFIRTSSIKDRLVALNKTINWQPETIGTGRFGQWLENNVDWALSRSRYWGTPLPIWVAENDPEYVEMIGSVAELRKKCGTAVPEKFEEVDLHRPYVDQYTWDAPAHIGGKMKRIPDLIDVWFDSGAMPFAQWHYPFENKEKFEASFPADFIAEGVDQTRGWFYSLHAIAALVMDDVAYKNVVSNGLLLDEKGEKMSKSKGNVVDPFKALAEHGADPVRWYMMSNSQPWEDLKFSFPALEITKRKFFLTLANTYSFFETYANVDGFAFEEDRVPVQARAELDRWILSRLNTTLMEVDVAFAAYHPTRAARAIEQFVDELSNWYIRRSRRRFWKSEQDSDKLAAFQTVYECLESISIMMSPIAPFYSDWLFKALNDTSGKRNTDSVHLAHFPVVEKTALDPDLEHRMGLARTLSSVVLSLRNQVQINVRQPLEKMLVVLNRHVDRNSVEQVKGIILDEVNLKSLDFITSSSDVVKKSIKPNFRVLGKKVGGLMKVVQAQILKMTATEIETFEREGTYNLTLPDGSVVGLIAEDVDVLSEGVAGWLVGSEGLATVALDTNISPALRAEGLSRELVNRIQNLRKSANLDVTDRIQIGLWASDDFLAAIEPYKTWVMGETLATGFSPDEIRYSVLETFEIGNEHIRVALTKL, from the coding sequence ATGAATAAGCGATTTCCAGAAGCAAAACAAGTTGATTTTCCTGCATTAGAACAGCAAATACTGGATTGGTGGAAAGCCGAACGAATTTTTGAGCGTAGTATTGAAGAAAGAAGTGAAGATAGGCCTTTTACGTTCTATGAAGGCCCACCCACGGCAAATGGAAAACCGGGCATCCACCATGTGATGGCCCGAACCATTAAGGATACGTTTTGTCGGTACCAATCGTTAAAAGGAAAGCGGGTAAATCGAAAAGCAGGATGGGATACCCATGGATTGCCTGTTGAAATTGAGGTAGAAAAACGATTGGGCATTGAAGGGAGGCATAAAGTGGAGGAGTTTGGAATTGAAGCGTATAACAAAGCCTGTAAAAACAGCGTTTTAGAATATACAGGGCTTTGGCACCAGCTGACGGAAAGAATGGGGTACTGGGTGGATATGAATGACCCGTACATCACCTACGAGACTGCCTATATTGAATCCGTTTGGTGGCTACTTAAGCAAATTTATGACAAGGGACTCCTCTTTAAAGGGTATAAAATTCAATGGTATAGCCCTGGTTCCAATACCGTACTCAGCTCTCATGAAGTGAGTTTGGGGTATAAAGAAGTACAAGATCCTGCGGTATTTGTTCGTTTTCCGTTAGACGGTGAAGAAAATACCTCTTTTTTGGCTTGGACTACAACTCCTTGGACCTTGATTTCTAATACGGCCCTTGCTGTCCACCAAAACATAGATTATGTAAAAATTCGACACGTTTTAGCAAGTGGCGAGATGGAATATTTAATCCTTGCTAAAAATCGTTTATCGGTGATTAAAGATGATTATGAGATAGTTTCAGAACACAAAGGTGCTGAATTTTTGGGTCTTAGCTATGAACCCCCGTTTGATTATTTTGTGGCTGAAGTAGGGAAAGAGGCTGCTTGGCGAGTAATTCATGCCGATTTTATCACCGATACGGATGGAACTGGTGTGGCTCACGAGGCTCCTGCCTTTGGAGCGGACGATTATAATGCGGTGGTTCTGAAAGAAAAAATGCCCCTATTTAATCCGGTTAAGCCCGATGGCACGTTTGAAGATCGTATTACACTGGTCGCAGGGATGCACTTTAAAGAGGCCGACAAAGTGATTTCTCGGAAGTTGAAAGAGCAAGGGAATTTATTCCGCTTGGAAACCTACCTCCACAACTACCCCCATGATTGGCGAAAAGGAACCCCATTAATGCAATATCCGATGGAGTCGTGGTTTATCCGCACTTCATCCATCAAAGATCGGTTAGTGGCACTGAATAAAACCATTAACTGGCAACCTGAGACCATTGGTACGGGGCGTTTTGGACAATGGTTAGAGAACAACGTGGACTGGGCTTTATCCAGAAGCCGTTATTGGGGGACACCTTTGCCCATCTGGGTTGCTGAAAATGATCCGGAGTACGTAGAGATGATCGGCTCGGTGGCAGAATTGAGAAAAAAATGCGGGACGGCGGTTCCTGAGAAGTTTGAGGAAGTGGACCTTCATCGGCCATATGTTGATCAGTACACTTGGGATGCACCAGCACATATTGGTGGAAAAATGAAACGTATTCCAGATCTGATTGATGTTTGGTTTGATTCGGGTGCGATGCCTTTTGCACAATGGCATTATCCATTCGAGAACAAAGAAAAGTTTGAAGCCAGTTTTCCTGCCGACTTTATAGCCGAGGGCGTAGATCAAACACGTGGATGGTTCTATTCGCTTCATGCCATTGCAGCTTTAGTCATGGATGATGTTGCCTATAAAAATGTGGTCTCTAATGGATTATTACTGGATGAAAAAGGCGAGAAAATGTCTAAATCTAAGGGAAATGTTGTAGATCCATTTAAAGCATTGGCAGAACATGGGGCTGATCCGGTACGTTGGTACATGATGTCTAATTCCCAGCCTTGGGAGGACTTGAAGTTTTCTTTTCCTGCATTGGAAATCACCAAACGTAAATTTTTCTTAACATTGGCCAATACCTATTCTTTTTTTGAGACCTACGCCAATGTAGATGGATTTGCGTTCGAGGAAGATCGGGTACCAGTACAGGCGCGTGCCGAATTGGATCGCTGGATATTGAGTCGCCTTAATACCACGTTGATGGAAGTGGACGTGGCATTTGCAGCATACCATCCTACTCGTGCTGCGCGGGCAATAGAACAATTTGTGGACGAACTATCCAATTGGTATATCCGGCGGAGTCGGCGGCGTTTCTGGAAGAGTGAACAAGACAGTGACAAACTGGCGGCTTTCCAAACCGTATATGAGTGCTTGGAATCCATTTCCATCATGATGTCGCCCATTGCACCATTTTATTCCGATTGGCTTTTTAAGGCATTAAACGATACTTCTGGAAAACGCAATACCGATTCTGTACATTTGGCTCACTTCCCGGTTGTAGAAAAAACGGCTTTAGATCCCGATTTGGAGCATCGGATGGGGCTTGCACGGACTCTTTCGTCGGTGGTTTTGTCGCTTAGAAATCAGGTACAAATTAATGTTCGACAGCCGCTGGAGAAAATGCTCGTGGTTTTGAATCGTCATGTGGACCGCAATTCGGTCGAACAAGTAAAGGGCATCATTTTAGATGAAGTAAATCTTAAGTCGTTAGACTTCATTACCTCGTCAAGTGATGTGGTTAAAAAGTCTATAAAGCCAAACTTTCGCGTACTTGGTAAAAAAGTGGGCGGTTTGATGAAGGTGGTCCAAGCACAAATTCTAAAAATGACGGCCACAGAAATAGAAACCTTTGAGCGTGAGGGCACATATAACCTTACCCTACCCGATGGTTCTGTCGTTGGGTTAATAGCAGAAGATGTGGATGTTTTGAGCGAAGGGGTGGCGGGTTGGCTGGTTGGTTCTGAAGGTTTGGCTACGGTTGCTCTGGATACCAATATTTCTCCAGCCTTGCGTGCAGAAGGACTGAGTCGTGAATTGGTCAATCGTATTCAAAACCTACGAAAGTCTGCCAATTTAGACGTGACAGATCGGATTCAGATTGGACTGTGGGCCTCTGACGATTTCCTTGCGGCCATAGAGCCTTATAAAACTTGGGTCATGGGCGAGACCCTTGCAACGGGCTTTTCGCCAGATGAAATTCGGTACTCTGTGCTCGAAACGTTTGAGATTGGGAATGAGCACATTCGGGTAGCCCTTACAAAACTTTAA
- a CDS encoding FecR domain-containing protein, which yields MIPHDTHEPEKDMIHQWIRKQSAPVARDLSALWELSAQATHPFPNPDPRRMEAVWNEVESQIAPKTVRIHPIRQYWPYGIAATIALWIGIAIFWQQPTSISEPTHVLAQNAEQKNIQLPDGSAVSLNSGSVLEIAADFDEKNRTVQLNGEGFFSVAKSKKPFIVKTFNAQIKVMGTKFNVRARSDDAEPATSVFLEEGKVAFSDHSGSNEVVLAPGESSQVTTNKPDTPRKKASAEALAWQTYRLAFTDEPIGHITNELSRRFNVPIHVPPTIQKRRHTLLLGRREDVESVLNDLCNSAGLRYRPTKDGYELILE from the coding sequence ATGATACCACATGATACACACGAGCCAGAAAAAGACATGATACACCAATGGATAAGGAAGCAATCGGCTCCTGTGGCAAGAGACCTTTCTGCTCTTTGGGAGCTTTCCGCACAAGCCACCCACCCCTTTCCCAATCCCGACCCACGCCGAATGGAGGCGGTTTGGAATGAAGTTGAATCCCAAATCGCACCAAAAACTGTTCGGATTCATCCTATTCGGCAGTATTGGCCTTATGGAATCGCTGCAACGATTGCCTTATGGATTGGCATCGCTATTTTTTGGCAACAACCAACCTCTATTTCCGAACCCACCCACGTATTGGCGCAAAACGCCGAACAAAAAAATATTCAATTGCCCGACGGGTCTGCGGTGTCTCTAAACAGTGGTTCTGTTTTGGAAATAGCCGCAGACTTCGACGAGAAAAACCGTACCGTACAGCTAAATGGAGAAGGCTTTTTCTCGGTTGCGAAGTCTAAAAAACCCTTTATTGTCAAGACCTTCAATGCGCAAATCAAGGTCATGGGGACCAAATTCAACGTCCGTGCCCGATCAGATGACGCAGAACCAGCAACATCTGTTTTTTTGGAAGAGGGTAAAGTGGCGTTTTCAGACCATAGCGGATCGAATGAAGTAGTCTTGGCGCCAGGTGAATCCTCGCAAGTGACTACCAATAAACCAGATACCCCTCGAAAAAAGGCCAGTGCCGAAGCACTCGCTTGGCAAACATACCGCTTGGCATTTACCGACGAGCCCATTGGGCATATTACGAATGAACTCAGCCGTAGATTTAATGTACCAATTCATGTTCCACCAACCATTCAAAAAAGACGGCACACCCTTCTCTTAGGAAGAAGAGAAGACGTGGAGTCTGTCTTAAACGACCTCTGTAATTCTGCTGGTCTCCGGTATCGCCCCACCAAAGACGGTTATGAACTGATTTTAGAATAA
- the murF gene encoding UDP-N-acetylmuramoyl-tripeptide--D-alanyl-D-alanine ligase — MNYPKYSKDTRTIMPGDWYVAIRGEVFDGHKFIPDAIAKGATGIITEEAFQTDLAHVTVVQVENAIDHLVELAQERIQQLKPKTIGITGSVGKTSTRTAVAHVVSAAFAVVVPQGNLNTPLGLALTILNGLTQENSVMVLEMGARFVGDIAELTAAFRPDISFVTTVQGVHLETFGSIENIAHEKGMIVEALNSDGIACLNFDDPRVREMAARCKGRVLFYSAHEEVVDVPASLIPKPYPLLGGHAIYTILAAYAAGVALGMDRKRILQQIATLKTEKGRLSKLPARNGGVLIDDTYNASPIATLSALRLLAEMDGRRIACLGDMLELGEEEAEGHELVVKEAVASAEICCLVGPRFQSSIAMLGLEGVHWFPDSKALATAISQGQVFNLSSADVVLVKGSQGLRMERVAEVVLDTSCNPVEVLVRQEAAWKSK; from the coding sequence ATGAATTACCCAAAGTATTCAAAAGACACCCGAACGATTATGCCGGGTGATTGGTACGTGGCCATTCGGGGCGAGGTCTTTGATGGCCATAAATTTATTCCGGATGCCATAGCCAAAGGCGCAACGGGGATTATTACCGAAGAGGCGTTTCAAACCGACTTGGCCCATGTAACGGTGGTGCAAGTAGAAAATGCAATAGACCATCTGGTGGAACTGGCGCAGGAAAGAATCCAACAGTTGAAGCCCAAAACCATCGGTATTACCGGGTCGGTGGGGAAAACCAGTACACGCACGGCGGTGGCGCATGTGGTCTCGGCGGCTTTCGCCGTGGTGGTTCCTCAAGGGAATTTGAATACACCACTCGGACTTGCCCTTACGATTTTAAATGGTCTTACACAGGAAAATAGTGTGATGGTCTTGGAGATGGGCGCTCGATTTGTGGGGGATATTGCTGAACTCACGGCGGCGTTTCGTCCCGACATCAGCTTTGTAACGACGGTTCAAGGGGTCCATTTAGAGACTTTTGGTAGTATAGAGAACATTGCACACGAGAAGGGGATGATTGTGGAGGCGCTCAATTCAGATGGAATCGCGTGCCTGAACTTTGATGATCCGCGTGTTCGCGAGATGGCCGCACGTTGCAAGGGGCGCGTGTTGTTTTATTCGGCACACGAAGAAGTGGTAGATGTGCCCGCCTCGCTTATTCCTAAACCGTATCCTTTGCTGGGTGGACATGCCATATATACCATACTGGCTGCTTATGCCGCTGGCGTGGCGCTGGGAATGGATCGCAAACGCATTTTGCAGCAGATTGCCACCCTGAAAACCGAGAAAGGTCGTCTTTCCAAGTTACCTGCACGCAATGGTGGGGTTTTGATAGATGATACCTATAATGCTTCTCCAATTGCCACGCTTAGTGCTTTGCGGCTACTGGCCGAGATGGACGGAAGGCGTATTGCTTGCCTCGGCGATATGTTGGAACTGGGAGAAGAAGAAGCCGAAGGCCACGAATTGGTGGTTAAAGAGGCGGTAGCGTCTGCTGAAATTTGTTGCTTGGTTGGGCCGCGTTTTCAATCGTCTATCGCAATGTTGGGATTGGAGGGCGTCCATTGGTTTCCAGATTCCAAAGCATTGGCAACCGCCATTTCTCAAGGCCAAGTTTTTAACTTGTCGTCGGCGGATGTGGTCTTGGTGAAAGGCTCACAAGGCCTGCGCATGGAACGAGTTGCAGAAGTGGTTCTGGATACTAGTTGCAACCCTGTAGAGGTTTTAGTTCGGCAGGAAGCGGCTTGGAAGTCTAAATAA
- a CDS encoding RNA polymerase sigma-70 factor — MSPETIQVWSRSIRNSDRKAFRALFEAFYTPLYRYTVLLIRDSEAAYDVVQEVFTKLWEMRDTLDEGRSLKALLYQMTRNRALNHIRDHQKKMTDWESVPEPIGETEQGIMERIDTSAIQEKLSGWIAELPERRREVFMLSRYDGLSHEEIATILNISPRTVNNHLGFALTELRQKVLTIIGGPAL; from the coding sequence ATGTCGCCAGAAACCATCCAGGTATGGAGCCGGAGCATCCGAAATTCTGATCGAAAGGCTTTCAGGGCCTTGTTCGAGGCGTTCTACACCCCCTTATACCGCTATACCGTGTTGCTTATTCGGGACAGCGAGGCCGCATACGATGTGGTACAAGAAGTGTTTACCAAACTTTGGGAAATGCGGGACACTTTGGATGAGGGCCGCTCTCTGAAAGCCCTGCTTTATCAAATGACCCGAAACCGGGCGCTGAACCACATTCGGGATCACCAAAAGAAGATGACCGACTGGGAATCGGTGCCAGAGCCTATCGGGGAGACCGAACAGGGCATCATGGAGCGCATAGATACTTCGGCGATACAAGAAAAGTTATCTGGCTGGATTGCCGAATTACCCGAAAGGCGGCGCGAGGTCTTTATGTTAAGCCGGTACGATGGCCTGAGCCACGAAGAAATTGCGACCATCTTAAATATATCCCCTCGAACGGTTAATAACCACTTGGGGTTTGCACTCACCGAACTACGTCAAAAAGTGCTTACGATAATTGGAGGCCCTGCTTTATGA
- the lspA gene encoding signal peptidase II: protein MRVLWVTLIIIVTDQLTKLLIKGSELFGIKGMPLGESVPVLGQWFRLTFTENPGMAFGIEVDSKLFLTLFALAATVLILVYLLRMKHGHWGYRLSLASILGGAIGNLIDRTFYGVWYGYGTLFHGNVVDFIHFDVWRGIVPDWVPLIGGQWMALLPVWNVADMAIVVGVVAILLFQGRFHRYEVARQLAEKSPNADPEPDTIAGKDTVPGIEPIGKTQELPKSDAG, encoded by the coding sequence ATGCGTGTACTTTGGGTAACCCTCATTATCATTGTCACCGACCAATTGACCAAACTCTTGATCAAGGGTTCCGAACTGTTTGGGATCAAGGGGATGCCCCTGGGTGAGTCGGTGCCGGTTTTAGGCCAATGGTTTAGGCTGACATTTACCGAAAATCCAGGAATGGCTTTTGGAATAGAAGTGGATTCCAAACTGTTTCTTACACTTTTTGCACTGGCGGCGACAGTCCTTATCCTTGTTTATCTTCTGCGTATGAAGCATGGACATTGGGGATATCGCCTTAGTTTGGCCTCGATTTTAGGCGGTGCGATCGGCAATCTCATTGACCGAACTTTTTATGGTGTATGGTATGGTTATGGCACATTGTTCCATGGAAATGTAGTGGATTTTATCCATTTTGATGTGTGGCGTGGCATTGTACCAGATTGGGTTCCTTTAATTGGTGGCCAGTGGATGGCCTTGTTACCCGTCTGGAATGTGGCGGATATGGCGATTGTGGTTGGGGTTGTGGCTATTTTGTTGTTTCAAGGACGTTTCCACCGCTATGAAGTGGCACGACAATTGGCCGAAAAATCTCCCAATGCTGATCCAGAACCAGATACCATTGCTGGAAAAGATACAGTACCAGGGATTGAACCGATAGGGAAGACCCAAGAATTGCCTAAGTCTGACGCAGGCTGA